The Aedes aegypti strain LVP_AGWG chromosome 3, AaegL5.0 Primary Assembly, whole genome shotgun sequence genome contains a region encoding:
- the LOC110677987 gene encoding testis-specific serine/threonine-protein kinase 1-like, whose protein sequence is MSTAPVAHGEGIAQPFRRSSRLAIQQQVKKEQIPDAEVLKSRGYLLGRRIAKGTFATVVRAKYYDPKAGGDGLQTPLDLACKIVDESKSKNEDFLEKFLPRELKILKRIKHPNIIQLQGIIRSGCRVFIFMRLAERGDLLSFIRKYGALPEEQSRIWFHQMADAIRYLHRLNIAHRDLKCENVLISESMNIKLSDFGFARTCIDETGMAVMSQTFCGSAAYAAPEIVSGKAYTPKAADLWSLGVLLFIMLNGTMPFDEKHLKKLVKMQLAKQFAFRPEVEKVISLDAIRMVRHLLEPDSNTRINIGEVLQERWLEKMVVANKN, encoded by the coding sequence ATGTCCACTGCTCCCGTTGCCCACGGAGAAGGCATAGCGCAACCGTTTCGTAGATCATCCCGATTGGCTATTCAACAACAGGTGAAAAAAGAGCAGATTCCTGACGCTGAAGTGTTAAAATCTCGAGGATATCTGTTGGGTCGCCGCATTGCCAAAGGAACCTTCGCCACGGTTGTGAGAGCCAAGTATTACGATCCGAAGGCGGGTGGCGATGGCTTGCAGACTCCGTTGGATTTGGCCTGTAAAATCGTCGATGAAAGCAAATCCAAAAAcgaggatttcctggagaagtttctgCCGCGAGagctgaaaattttgaaacggATCAAACACCCCAACATCATCCAGCTCCAGGGCATCATCCGGAGTGGCTGCCGGGTGTTCATTTTCATGCGTCTTGCCGAGCGAGGGGATCTTCTCAGTTTCATCCGCAAGTATGGCGCCCTTCCCGAAGAACAAAGTCGAATCTGGTTCCATCAAATGGCCGATGCGATCCGGTATCTCCATCGGCTGAACATCGCCCACAGGGATTTGAAATGTGAAAACGTGCTGATTTCCGAGAGTATGAACATCAAACTATCGGACTTCGGGTTCGCTCGTACGTGCATCGACGAAACCGGAATGGCCGTGATGTCCCAGACGTTCTGCGGGTCGGCTGCTTATGCTGCGCCGGAAATCGTAAGCGGCAAGGCTTACACTCCGAAAGCGGCAGATCTTTGGTCGTTGGGTGTACTTCTGTTCATAATGCTTAACGGAACCATGCCGTTCGACGAGAAACATCTCAAAAAGTTGGTCAAAATGCAGCTCGCGAAGCAGTTTGCGTTTCGCCCGGAAGTGGAAAAGGTCATTTCGCTAGATGCGATTCGGATGGTGCGGCACCTGCTGGAACCCGATTCGAACACTCGCATCAACATTGGCGAAGTACTGCAGGAACGGTGGTTGGAAAAGATGGTCGTTGCAAATAAAAATTAG